A genomic segment from Streptosporangium roseum DSM 43021 encodes:
- a CDS encoding peptidase inhibitor family I36 protein, translating to MLALPIAAVALATLTSVPAQAADGYNRCHDDHYCLFSGLDGTGDMIEIQSDTPDLATLNMAGRAKSDWNRTDSYIHLYSEAGYGGCSALTTPGGKGNFFTTYRDFFNSVRIGGPNGPSCFTFSGSRADSHG from the coding sequence ATGCTGGCACTACCGATCGCGGCCGTCGCACTGGCCACCCTGACGAGCGTTCCCGCCCAGGCGGCCGACGGCTACAACCGATGCCATGACGACCACTACTGCCTGTTCTCCGGCCTGGACGGCACGGGCGACATGATCGAGATCCAGAGCGATACGCCGGATCTCGCCACCCTCAACATGGCCGGCAGGGCCAAGTCGGACTGGAATCGCACGGATTCCTACATCCACCTTTACTCCGAAGCCGGCTACGGCGGCTGCTCGGCCCTGACCACCCCCGGCGGCAAGGGCAACTTCTTCACCACCTACCGCGACTTCTTCAACTCCGTCCGCATCGGCGGCCCGAACGGCCCGTCCTGCTTCACCTTCTCGGGTTCACGGGCCGACTCGCACGGCTGA
- a CDS encoding phosphotransferase translates to MSDRMSADLLEIADALMPGASLDTARLARGGIHDVVLLPGVAAVRISRRPTGAEALPRRTELLRVIAASGLPFEVPEPLTPVTRFGDRAAVAVSWIDGAALPEGEGDPAGIGELLGALREFPVTPDLRAVLAAPREHEGGDSWAGILAEEVIPRFPEKWRDEGRRRLEEALALEAVPDSLVHGDLVGDNVHWSEDGKLVGVLDWDRAHLFDPAIDAAFMGWHGWDNLRRAVGGETYRRARVWDRTFGVNQLVAVLELGGKPLAHVESYAEHIVAWLEQTADGGVPEN, encoded by the coding sequence ATGAGTGACCGGATGTCTGCCGACCTGTTGGAGATAGCCGACGCGCTCATGCCGGGTGCCTCCCTCGACACGGCACGGCTCGCCCGAGGCGGGATCCACGACGTCGTCCTGCTGCCCGGGGTCGCGGCTGTGCGGATCAGCCGACGCCCCACGGGAGCCGAGGCCCTGCCACGCCGTACCGAACTCCTGCGGGTGATCGCGGCTTCCGGGCTGCCGTTCGAGGTGCCCGAGCCGCTGACACCGGTGACGAGGTTCGGGGATCGCGCGGCCGTCGCCGTGTCGTGGATCGACGGCGCCGCACTGCCCGAGGGCGAGGGCGATCCGGCCGGGATCGGCGAGCTGCTCGGGGCTCTGCGGGAGTTCCCTGTCACTCCGGACCTGCGAGCCGTGCTGGCCGCGCCGCGCGAGCACGAGGGCGGCGACAGCTGGGCCGGCATCCTGGCCGAAGAGGTCATCCCGCGCTTCCCCGAGAAGTGGCGTGACGAAGGCCGGCGGCGCCTGGAGGAGGCGCTGGCCCTGGAAGCAGTCCCTGACTCGCTCGTCCACGGAGATCTCGTCGGCGACAACGTCCACTGGAGTGAGGACGGCAAGCTGGTCGGCGTCCTCGACTGGGACCGGGCCCACCTGTTCGACCCGGCGATCGACGCCGCCTTCATGGGGTGGCACGGCTGGGACAACCTCCGCCGGGCCGTCGGCGGCGAGACCTACCGGCGCGCCCGTGTTTGGGACAGGACGTTCGGCGTCAACCAGCTCGTCGCGGTCCTCGAGCTCGGCGGCAAGCCCCTCGCGCATGTCGAAAGCTACGCGGAGCACATCGTCGCGTGGCTGGAGCAGACCGCCGACGGGGGAGTGCCTGAGAACTGA
- a CDS encoding sigma-70 family RNA polymerase sigma factor, with the protein MLEDRDRSAEDTAVTGAAPAGDEEAFGALAEPLRRELRVHCYRMLGSYDDAEDMVQETFLRAWRHRDTYEGRSSFRAWLYKIATNACLDLIDRTKRRVQPYRVPPLVDPGAPAQPPADVSWLQPVPDRLLEPAADSAQGPASAAVARETIELAFLVAIQHLPARQRAVLITRDVLGWPATETAALLGTSVASVKSALQRARATLKRHLPQRREDWTATARPSADERALVRRYVEAHQRADLGALAGMLADDVRMTMPPHPAWLIGRQALLTFSGQVFKPGSPWYHGRWRGVVTGANLQPAVAHYVEHPTADETKNLDGRFRAQVLDVLRIDDGRITSITSFEPRCFAAFGLPLILP; encoded by the coding sequence GTGCTCGAGGACAGGGACCGATCGGCGGAGGACACGGCGGTGACGGGCGCCGCGCCGGCCGGTGACGAGGAGGCGTTCGGTGCGCTCGCCGAGCCGTTGCGCAGGGAGCTGCGGGTGCACTGCTACCGGATGCTCGGCTCCTACGACGACGCCGAGGACATGGTTCAGGAGACGTTCCTGCGCGCCTGGCGGCACCGCGACACCTACGAGGGCCGGTCGAGCTTCCGGGCCTGGCTGTACAAGATCGCGACGAACGCGTGCCTGGACCTGATCGACCGCACCAAACGGCGTGTGCAGCCCTATCGGGTGCCGCCGCTGGTCGATCCGGGCGCGCCGGCGCAGCCGCCCGCCGATGTGTCCTGGCTGCAGCCGGTCCCGGATCGGCTGCTGGAGCCGGCCGCCGACAGCGCCCAGGGGCCGGCGTCGGCGGCGGTCGCGCGCGAGACGATCGAACTCGCTTTCCTGGTGGCGATCCAGCACCTGCCCGCCCGGCAGCGGGCCGTACTGATCACCAGAGACGTGCTGGGCTGGCCGGCCACCGAGACGGCCGCGCTGCTGGGAACCAGCGTGGCGTCGGTGAAGAGCGCGCTGCAACGGGCCCGGGCGACGCTGAAACGGCACCTGCCGCAGCGGCGCGAGGACTGGACGGCGACGGCCCGGCCCAGCGCCGACGAGCGTGCGCTGGTGCGGCGCTACGTCGAGGCGCACCAGCGAGCCGATCTGGGTGCCCTGGCCGGGATGCTCGCCGACGACGTGCGGATGACGATGCCGCCGCACCCGGCGTGGCTGATCGGGCGGCAGGCGCTGCTGACCTTTTCCGGGCAGGTCTTCAAACCCGGCTCGCCGTGGTACCACGGGCGCTGGCGCGGCGTCGTCACCGGCGCGAACCTGCAGCCCGCGGTGGCGCACTACGTCGAACACCCCACGGCGGACGAGACCAAGAACCTGGACGGCCGGTTCCGCGCCCAGGTGCTCGACGTGCTGCGGATCGACGACGGCCGGATCACCTCGATCACGTCGTTCGAACCGCGCTGCTTCGCCGCGTTCGGCCTGCCCCTGATCCTGCCGTGA
- a CDS encoding alpha/beta fold hydrolase, whose translation MSMSSENTVPVNASVISGDGTEIAFERLGSGPAVILVSSALADRSDARKLAGLLAQHFTVINYDRRGRGASDDATEYAAEREIEDIAALIDHAGGSASVFGSSSGAVLALRAAAAGLDIEKLALYEPPFVIGAAGFGPPGDYARRLDALLAAGRRGDAVRYFMTRVQGMPAFMVTMMRLMPGVWSNLKALAHTLPYDAAVMGDTQQGKPLEAGRWSAAKAPTLVLTGGKSPAGFHDAARALAHVLPDAEHRTLPDLNHGAVVMAPKRLAPALVEFLHG comes from the coding sequence ATGTCCATGAGCAGCGAAAATACGGTCCCAGTGAACGCGTCGGTCATCTCCGGGGACGGAACCGAGATCGCGTTCGAGCGGCTCGGTTCCGGGCCCGCGGTCATCCTCGTGTCCTCGGCACTGGCTGACCGCTCCGACGCCCGTAAGCTCGCCGGCCTGCTCGCCCAGCACTTCACCGTGATCAACTACGACCGGCGGGGCCGGGGCGCCAGCGACGACGCCACCGAGTACGCGGCCGAACGCGAGATCGAGGACATCGCGGCGCTGATCGACCACGCCGGGGGCTCGGCGTCGGTGTTCGGGAGCTCCTCGGGGGCGGTGCTGGCGTTGCGCGCCGCGGCGGCCGGACTCGACATCGAGAAACTGGCGCTCTACGAACCGCCGTTCGTGATCGGCGCCGCCGGCTTCGGCCCGCCCGGGGACTACGCCCGGCGGCTTGACGCGCTGCTGGCCGCCGGCCGGCGCGGCGACGCGGTCAGATACTTCATGACCAGGGTGCAAGGCATGCCCGCGTTCATGGTCACCATGATGCGGCTGATGCCGGGCGTGTGGTCGAACCTCAAGGCGCTGGCGCACACGCTGCCCTACGACGCGGCGGTGATGGGCGACACCCAGCAGGGCAAGCCGCTGGAGGCCGGCCGGTGGTCGGCCGCGAAAGCGCCGACGCTGGTGCTGACCGGCGGCAAGAGCCCGGCCGGATTCCACGACGCCGCACGGGCACTCGCCCACGTCCTGCCCGATGCCGAGCACCGCACACTGCCCGACCTCAACCACGGCGCCGTGGTCATGGCTCCCAAGAGGCTCGCGCCCGCTCTCGTGGAATTCCTGCACGGCTGA
- the abc-f gene encoding ribosomal protection-like ABC-F family protein, producing the protein MSDALIVVSNLSFSWPDDTPVFEDLSFTVPSGHTGLVAPNGAGKSTLLKLIAGALRPAAGSVTVAGVLGYLPQTLPLVGDLTVAEVLEIAPVIRALNAIEAGDASEEHFTTIGNDWDIEERTRAQLDRLGLGDVSLTRRLHTLSGGQVVSLGLAAQLLKRPDVLLLDEPTNNLDLDARHKLYGVLGDWNGCLLLVSHDRALLDRMDRIAELDRGELRSYGGNYTEYEEAVRAAREVAEKNVRNAEQEVRREKREMQQARERAARRAGNAARNLKSAGLPKIFAGTMKRRAQESAGRSNETHAMRVSEARARLDEAGRAVRDEQKISLELPGTGVPAGRTVFLGERMQVRYGERALFSGEGADLAIRGPERIALTGPNGAGKSTLLRVINGELEPEGGGTRRADGRVAYLSQRLDLLDLDRTVAENLAAFAPGMPEAQRMNLLARFLFRGSRIHLPVGVLSGGERLRATLACVLCAEPAPQLLLLDEPTNNLDLVSVAQLEGALQSYEGAFVVVSHDERFLAEIGVDRWLRLSEGRLLETGAPGA; encoded by the coding sequence ATGTCCGACGCCCTGATCGTGGTTTCGAACCTGTCATTCTCCTGGCCCGACGACACCCCGGTGTTCGAGGACCTCTCATTCACCGTCCCGTCGGGACACACCGGCCTGGTGGCGCCCAACGGTGCCGGCAAGAGCACGCTGCTCAAGCTGATCGCCGGCGCCCTTCGCCCGGCCGCCGGCTCGGTCACGGTGGCGGGGGTGCTGGGCTATCTGCCCCAGACGCTGCCCCTCGTCGGCGACCTGACCGTGGCCGAGGTCCTGGAGATCGCTCCGGTGATCAGGGCGCTGAACGCCATCGAGGCCGGAGACGCGAGCGAGGAGCACTTCACGACGATCGGCAACGACTGGGACATCGAGGAGCGCACCCGTGCCCAGCTGGACCGGCTCGGCCTCGGGGACGTCTCCCTCACCCGGCGCCTGCACACCCTCAGCGGCGGCCAGGTCGTCTCCCTCGGCCTGGCGGCACAGCTGCTGAAGCGGCCCGACGTCCTGCTGCTCGACGAACCGACCAACAACCTCGACCTCGACGCGCGCCACAAGCTCTACGGCGTGCTCGGGGACTGGAACGGCTGCCTGCTGCTGGTCAGCCACGACCGGGCACTGCTCGACCGCATGGACCGCATCGCCGAGCTCGACCGGGGCGAGCTCCGGTCCTACGGCGGGAACTACACCGAGTACGAGGAGGCCGTGCGCGCCGCGCGGGAGGTCGCCGAGAAGAACGTCCGCAACGCCGAGCAGGAGGTCAGGCGGGAGAAGCGGGAGATGCAGCAGGCCCGCGAGCGGGCCGCGCGCCGGGCCGGCAACGCCGCCCGCAACCTCAAGAGCGCCGGCCTGCCGAAGATCTTCGCCGGGACGATGAAGCGGCGTGCCCAGGAATCGGCGGGGAGGTCGAACGAGACGCACGCCATGCGGGTCAGCGAGGCCAGGGCCAGGCTCGACGAGGCGGGCCGGGCAGTGCGCGACGAGCAGAAGATATCGCTGGAGCTGCCCGGGACCGGCGTCCCGGCCGGACGCACGGTCTTCCTCGGCGAACGGATGCAGGTCCGCTACGGCGAGCGGGCCCTCTTCTCCGGGGAGGGGGCGGACCTGGCGATCCGGGGGCCCGAGCGGATCGCTCTGACCGGCCCCAACGGCGCCGGCAAGTCCACCCTGCTGCGCGTGATCAACGGTGAGCTGGAGCCGGAGGGCGGCGGGACCAGGCGGGCCGACGGCCGGGTCGCCTACCTGTCCCAACGGCTGGACCTGCTGGACCTCGACCGCACCGTGGCGGAGAACCTGGCCGCGTTCGCGCCGGGGATGCCGGAGGCGCAGCGGATGAACCTGCTCGCACGCTTCCTGTTCCGGGGCTCCCGCATCCACCTCCCGGTCGGGGTGCTGTCCGGCGGCGAGCGGCTGCGCGCCACCCTGGCCTGCGTCCTGTGCGCCGAACCGGCGCCCCAGCTGCTGCTGCTGGACGAACCGACCAACAACCTCGACCTGGTCAGCGTCGCCCAGCTGGAAGGCGCCCTGCAGTCATACGAGGGCGCCTTCGTGGTGGTCAGCCACGACGAGCGGTTCCTCGCCGAGATCGGAGTGGACCGCTGGCTGCGGCTGTCCGAGGGGCGTCTGCTCGAAACGGGCGCCCCCGGTGCGTGA
- the aroQ gene encoding type II 3-dehydroquinate dehydratase, with protein sequence MIPVTGVYVLNGPNLNLLGTRRPEVYGSTTLSTLEELCREEATRLGLDLVFHQSNHEGRLIDWIHEAGARVKAGESIGAVFNPGAYTHTSIALHDAIEGTELPVVEVHISNVHRREAFRHHSYISPIARGTIVGLGVDGYRLAIDALHRMSLR encoded by the coding sequence ATGATCCCCGTGACCGGCGTCTACGTACTCAATGGCCCGAACCTGAACCTGCTCGGCACCCGCAGGCCCGAGGTGTACGGCAGCACGACACTGTCGACCCTGGAGGAGCTGTGCCGCGAGGAGGCCACCCGGCTCGGCCTGGACCTGGTCTTCCACCAGTCCAACCACGAGGGCCGGCTGATCGACTGGATCCACGAGGCCGGAGCGCGCGTCAAGGCCGGTGAGAGCATCGGCGCAGTCTTCAATCCCGGCGCCTACACCCACACCTCGATCGCCCTGCACGACGCCATCGAGGGCACCGAGCTCCCGGTCGTCGAGGTGCACATCTCCAACGTGCACCGCCGGGAGGCCTTCCGGCACCACTCCTACATCTCCCCCATCGCGCGCGGCACCATCGTCGGCCTCGGCGTGGACGGCTACCGCCTGGCCATCGACGCCCTCCACCGGATGTCCCTGCGGTAG
- a CDS encoding GbsR/MarR family transcriptional regulator gives MTPDAQGFLERFAMIMSESGYPRMAARVFAALLVSDDGRLTAAELAERLQVGPPAISGAVKYLMHVGMVARERDPGERRDRYRVDQVAWFTAAMSSDEIFRRFEEGAREGLEVFDQDTPVGARLEEIRRFFAFLRREVPQLMDKWRELESRDVAAAQTGQPGGAQGDGDHGH, from the coding sequence ATGACACCCGACGCCCAGGGCTTCCTGGAGCGGTTCGCCATGATCATGTCCGAGTCCGGCTATCCCCGGATGGCGGCCAGGGTCTTTGCCGCGCTGCTCGTCTCCGACGATGGCAGGCTCACCGCCGCCGAGCTCGCCGAGCGGCTCCAGGTGGGACCGCCGGCGATCTCCGGCGCGGTGAAATACCTGATGCATGTGGGAATGGTGGCCCGCGAGCGCGATCCGGGAGAACGGCGTGACCGTTACCGCGTCGATCAGGTGGCGTGGTTCACGGCGGCCATGTCCAGCGACGAGATCTTCCGCCGTTTCGAGGAGGGCGCCCGGGAAGGGCTTGAGGTGTTCGATCAGGACACACCTGTGGGAGCCCGCCTGGAGGAGATCCGGCGTTTCTTCGCCTTTCTGCGCCGAGAGGTCCCCCAGCTGATGGACAAGTGGCGGGAGCTGGAGTCACGCGATGTCGCGGCGGCGCAGACCGGCCAGCCCGGTGGCGCCCAGGGCGACGGCGACCACGGTCATTAG
- a CDS encoding ABC transporter permease, which yields MSALTGTGVLARLVVRRDRLILPLWGLPAALYPSSIAGSTAGLYPTAEALRGVGDAAMANPSQAAMRGPVFEASVGGLTAHTVTSSGGMLLGLVSMLLMIRHSRGEEESGRRELAAAGVVGRHAPLTAALAVVLAANLVIAVLMAGALTGVGLPASGSFALALSLAAAGWTFAAVGALAAQLTESVAAARGIGIGVFAVFFLIRAVGDAGGVAWLSWASPLGWTLRVRPFAGERWWVFALLLALVVALAGTAYRLSSRRDLAAGVLPARLGPVAAAPGLRSAPALAWRLHRGQLVAWIAGFAAGGLALGGAVSGGIEGQIDAPQIMEMIARVGGGDAEPADFFVNYLLSMLAWIIAAYGILSALRLRTEETAGRADLVLVTPTSRIRWALSHLFMAVVAPAAAMVALGAATGLAYSARGGDPGKFPLVLGAALAYLPAVWVMTGIAVVLAGLLPRLSTAAWGIWVAFILLDVLGTLGQVDESVLNIIPFVHVPWIILGQTAVAPLLLMTVVAVALGATGLAGLRRRDIA from the coding sequence ATGAGCGCCCTGACGGGAACCGGCGTACTCGCCCGGCTCGTCGTCCGCCGCGACCGCCTCATCCTCCCCCTGTGGGGCCTGCCCGCCGCGCTCTACCCGTCGAGCATCGCCGGCAGCACCGCCGGGCTCTACCCGACCGCCGAGGCCCTGCGCGGCGTGGGCGACGCGGCGATGGCCAACCCCTCGCAGGCGGCCATGCGCGGCCCGGTGTTCGAGGCGAGCGTGGGCGGGCTGACCGCACACACCGTGACCAGTTCGGGTGGCATGCTGCTCGGGCTGGTGAGCATGCTCCTGATGATCCGGCACAGCAGGGGCGAGGAGGAATCGGGCCGCCGCGAACTCGCCGCCGCGGGAGTGGTGGGCAGGCACGCGCCGTTGACCGCGGCGCTGGCCGTGGTGCTCGCCGCCAACCTGGTGATCGCCGTCCTCATGGCGGGCGCGCTCACCGGCGTGGGGCTGCCCGCCTCCGGCTCCTTCGCGCTGGCCCTGTCGCTGGCCGCCGCCGGATGGACCTTCGCCGCGGTCGGCGCCCTCGCCGCGCAGCTCACGGAGAGCGTGGCCGCGGCCAGGGGGATAGGCATCGGGGTGTTCGCCGTCTTCTTCCTGATCCGAGCGGTCGGCGACGCGGGCGGGGTGGCCTGGCTGTCGTGGGCGTCGCCGCTGGGCTGGACGCTGCGGGTACGGCCGTTCGCGGGCGAGCGCTGGTGGGTCTTCGCGCTCCTGCTGGCCCTGGTCGTCGCGCTGGCAGGCACGGCCTACCGGCTGTCGTCCCGCCGCGACCTGGCCGCCGGTGTGCTGCCTGCACGGCTCGGGCCCGTAGCGGCGGCGCCCGGGCTGCGCAGCGCGCCGGCCCTGGCCTGGCGGCTGCACCGCGGTCAGCTGGTGGCCTGGATCGCCGGGTTCGCGGCGGGCGGCCTCGCGCTCGGCGGTGCCGTCTCCGGCGGGATCGAAGGCCAGATCGACGCTCCGCAGATCATGGAGATGATCGCCAGGGTGGGGGGCGGGGACGCCGAGCCGGCCGACTTCTTCGTCAACTACCTGCTGTCCATGCTCGCCTGGATCATCGCCGCCTACGGCATCCTGTCCGCGCTCCGGCTGCGGACGGAGGAGACGGCGGGGCGCGCCGACCTGGTGCTGGTGACCCCGACGAGCCGCATCCGGTGGGCGCTCAGCCATCTGTTCATGGCGGTGGTCGCGCCCGCGGCGGCAATGGTGGCGCTGGGCGCGGCCACCGGACTCGCCTACAGCGCGCGCGGCGGCGACCCGGGCAAGTTCCCGCTGGTGCTGGGGGCCGCGCTGGCCTACCTGCCCGCCGTCTGGGTGATGACGGGGATCGCGGTCGTCCTGGCCGGGCTGCTGCCCCGGCTGTCCACGGCCGCGTGGGGGATCTGGGTGGCGTTCATCCTGCTCGACGTGCTCGGCACTCTGGGGCAGGTCGACGAGTCGGTGCTGAACATCATCCCGTTCGTGCACGTGCCGTGGATCATCCTCGGCCAGACGGCAGTGGCACCGCTGCTCCTAATGACCGTGGTCGCCGTCGCCCTGGGCGCCACCGGGCTGGCCGGTCTGCGCCGCCGCGACATCGCGTGA
- a CDS encoding ABC transporter ATP-binding protein, with the protein MTDAIHVSGLVKTFGRTRALDGLDLDVRRGEVHGFLGPNGAGKSTTIRILLGLMRADAGRARLLGGDPWADATDLHRRLAYVPGDVTLWPNLSGGEVIDLLGRLRGGVDEQRKASMVDRFELDLRKKGRAYSKGNRQKVALVAALASDVELLILDEPTSGLDPLMEAVFRDSVAEEKARGRTVLLSSHILSEVEALCDRVSIIRGGRTVESGTLVELRHLTSTSVVAEVASPPYGLAELPGVSDLHIEGMRVSCQVEPRHLDELFQRLTALGLRGVTAAPPTLEDLFMRHYTPARSGGHEPRTEATS; encoded by the coding sequence ATGACAGATGCGATCCACGTGTCCGGCCTCGTCAAGACGTTCGGCCGGACGCGTGCGCTGGACGGCCTCGACCTGGATGTCCGCAGGGGCGAGGTCCACGGCTTCCTCGGCCCCAACGGCGCCGGCAAGTCCACGACCATCCGGATCCTGCTCGGCCTGATGCGCGCCGACGCGGGCAGAGCACGGCTGCTCGGCGGCGACCCCTGGGCCGACGCCACCGATCTGCACCGCCGGCTGGCGTACGTGCCCGGCGACGTCACCCTGTGGCCCAACCTCTCGGGCGGCGAGGTGATCGACCTGCTGGGACGGCTGCGCGGCGGAGTCGACGAGCAGCGCAAGGCGAGCATGGTCGACCGGTTCGAGCTGGACCTGCGCAAGAAAGGCCGGGCCTACTCCAAGGGCAACCGGCAGAAGGTGGCCCTGGTCGCCGCGCTGGCCTCCGACGTGGAACTGCTCATCCTCGACGAGCCGACCTCCGGCCTGGACCCGCTCATGGAAGCGGTCTTCAGGGACAGCGTGGCCGAGGAGAAGGCGCGTGGCCGTACCGTGCTGCTGTCCAGCCACATCCTGTCGGAGGTGGAGGCGCTCTGCGATCGGGTGAGCATCATCAGGGGCGGTCGCACGGTGGAGTCGGGAACGCTGGTGGAGCTGCGCCACCTGACCAGCACGTCCGTGGTCGCTGAGGTGGCGAGCCCGCCGTACGGCCTGGCGGAACTACCCGGAGTGAGTGATCTCCACATCGAGGGCATGCGGGTCAGCTGCCAGGTCGAGCCCCGTCATCTCGACGAGCTGTTCCAGCGGCTGACCGCGCTGGGGCTGCGCGGCGTCACCGCGGCGCCCCCGACGTTGGAGGACCTGTTCATGCGGCACTACACGCCGGCTCGGAGCGGCGGGCACGAGCCTCGGACGGAGGCCACTTCATGA
- a CDS encoding PadR family transcriptional regulator, with product MSTEELILSQAQELRRGTVVLACLALLDEPQYGYALLETLNDAGVTVDGNTLYPLLRRLEKQGLLTSEWNTDESRPRKFYRVSPEGFRVRAGLVREWQDLVSSISRLTKENR from the coding sequence GTGTCGACAGAAGAACTGATCCTGAGCCAGGCCCAGGAGCTGCGTCGCGGCACGGTCGTGCTGGCCTGCCTCGCGCTGCTCGACGAGCCGCAGTACGGCTACGCGCTCCTTGAGACGCTCAACGACGCCGGAGTCACCGTCGACGGCAACACCCTCTACCCGTTACTGCGCCGGCTGGAGAAGCAGGGCCTGCTCACCAGCGAGTGGAACACCGACGAGTCCCGACCACGGAAGTTCTACCGGGTCAGCCCCGAGGGCTTCCGGGTGCGCGCCGGCCTGGTGCGCGAGTGGCAGGACCTCGTCTCCTCGATCTCACGACTGACCAAGGAAAACCGATGA
- a CDS encoding HAAS signaling domain-containing protein, whose protein sequence is MSTNTLTDRYVHEVVRRIPADQRDDVADELRTTIADTVDARDAADPDSAEREVLTEMGDPIRLAARYADRPLTLIGPELYPTYIRLLVTLLSAVLPVVTAALVVVDVLDNNDLGSAIGTGIGAALTVGAQMIAWLTVVFALVERSRNRKGASAASGTWTPDDLPELPRPDKRVGAAGAAAVGNALLIGLIVWQHIAEPYRADGNAERLQVLHPDLWSGWIWPILAGLAGLVALNLVRIAARGWTVRLAAWYALAEAAFALPLAWILYRRVFFSPEFLTDFSGKWTDSFYTVTALGVLVVSASAVVSRFREARR, encoded by the coding sequence ATGAGCACGAACACGCTGACCGACCGCTACGTACATGAGGTCGTCCGGCGGATCCCGGCCGACCAGCGCGACGACGTCGCCGACGAACTGCGCACCACGATCGCCGACACCGTCGACGCGCGCGACGCTGCCGACCCGGACTCGGCGGAACGCGAGGTGCTCACCGAGATGGGCGACCCGATCCGGCTCGCCGCCCGTTATGCGGACCGGCCGCTCACGTTGATCGGCCCCGAGCTCTACCCGACCTACATCCGGCTGCTGGTGACCCTGCTGTCCGCCGTGCTGCCGGTGGTCACCGCCGCGCTCGTGGTGGTCGACGTCCTGGACAACAACGACCTCGGCTCGGCGATCGGCACCGGCATCGGCGCGGCGCTCACCGTCGGCGCCCAGATGATCGCCTGGCTCACCGTGGTGTTCGCCCTGGTCGAGCGGTCCCGAAACCGCAAGGGTGCGTCCGCCGCCTCCGGCACCTGGACCCCCGACGACCTGCCCGAGCTCCCCCGCCCGGACAAGCGCGTCGGGGCGGCCGGCGCCGCCGCGGTGGGGAACGCGCTGCTGATCGGGCTGATCGTCTGGCAGCACATCGCCGAGCCCTACCGCGCCGACGGGAACGCCGAGCGGCTGCAGGTGCTCCATCCCGACCTGTGGTCCGGGTGGATCTGGCCGATCCTCGCCGGCCTCGCCGGCCTCGTGGCGCTCAACCTGGTCCGGATCGCCGCGCGCGGATGGACCGTCCGGCTGGCCGCCTGGTACGCCCTCGCCGAAGCGGCGTTCGCGCTGCCACTGGCATGGATCCTCTACCGCCGCGTGTTCTTCAGTCCGGAGTTCCTGACGGACTTCAGCGGGAAGTGGACGGACTCCTTCTACACCGTCACAGCGCTGGGCGTGCTCGTGGTGAGCGCGAGCGCGGTGGTCAGCCGCTTCCGGGAGGCGCGCAGGTAA
- a CDS encoding helix-hairpin-helix domain-containing protein: MSSPHRRDGTAGQTDLLELVNVGPAVVRHLARVGITRTGQLAGLDPVEMYDRLCALDGRRYDPCLLDTFMSAVEQAGGGPARPWWDYTAERKRLLSERVR; the protein is encoded by the coding sequence ATGAGCTCTCCTCACAGGCGCGACGGCACGGCCGGGCAGACAGACCTCCTGGAGCTGGTCAACGTGGGCCCGGCGGTGGTCCGGCATCTGGCACGCGTGGGGATCACCCGCACAGGCCAGCTCGCCGGCCTGGACCCGGTGGAGATGTACGACCGGTTGTGCGCCCTGGACGGGCGCCGGTACGACCCCTGCCTGCTGGACACGTTCATGTCCGCCGTCGAGCAGGCCGGGGGCGGACCCGCGCGCCCGTGGTGGGACTACACCGCCGAGCGCAAGCGCCTGCTCTCCGAACGGGTGCGCTGA